One genomic region from Granulicatella adiacens ATCC 49175 encodes:
- a CDS encoding LPXTG cell wall anchor domain-containing protein: MGKKKLILAGIVSAGVLGTAVVTNLPSIFAEASEETTQAAETTQSDAGAQKANPTAEEKLAQKLEELKKQKEEVEELVAEVNDAVDKATQKLEQAKEELEQAKAEGKPQSEITALEEKVKEAQTDYDDTVAQAESDLAGFQKEMEDIDKEVAKVEEELKKLDPQANTTTQAPTTEATTVVTTQAPTTEATTAVTTQAPTTEATTQAPTTEVTTAVTTQAPTTETTTVATTQAPTTQATTVATTQAPTTQATTVATTQASTTQAVTTVATSAVTTQTNAGNAQNSDANAAVNAQNGQVTSASDAKEAKVPGAQVKSEQAETLPNTGTTSNNTLVAAVVAIVAGFGTIFGFRKAKEEK, from the coding sequence ATGGGTAAGAAAAAATTAATTTTGGCGGGAATTGTCTCAGCAGGAGTATTGGGAACAGCTGTAGTAACGAATTTGCCTAGCATTTTTGCTGAAGCAAGTGAAGAAACTACTCAAGCTGCAGAAACGACACAAAGTGATGCCGGTGCACAAAAAGCAAATCCGACTGCTGAAGAAAAATTAGCCCAAAAACTTGAAGAGTTGAAAAAACAAAAAGAAGAAGTTGAAGAATTAGTGGCTGAAGTAAATGATGCCGTTGATAAAGCAACTCAAAAACTAGAACAAGCAAAAGAAGAGTTGGAACAAGCAAAAGCAGAAGGAAAACCTCAAAGCGAAATCACCGCTTTAGAAGAAAAAGTGAAAGAAGCTCAAACAGACTACGATGACACAGTTGCTCAAGCAGAGTCAGATTTAGCTGGTTTCCAAAAAGAAATGGAAGACATTGATAAAGAAGTTGCGAAGGTTGAAGAAGAGTTGAAGAAATTGGATCCTCAAGCTAATACAACAACACAAGCGCCAACGACAGAAGCTACAACAGTTGTGACAACGCAAGCGCCAACGACAGAAGCTACAACCGCTGTGACAACGCAAGCACCAACGACAGAAGCTACAACACAAGCACCAACGACTGAGGTTACAACCGCTGTGACAACACAGGCGCCAACGACAGAAACTACAACAGTTGCGACAACACAAGCACCAACGACTCAGGCTACAACAGTTGCGACAACACAAGCGCCAACGACACAAGCTACAACGGTTGCGACAACACAAGCATCAACAACACAAGCTGTAACAACAGTAGCTACATCAGCAGTAACGACACAAACAAATGCGGGGAATGCACAAAACTCTGATGCTAATGCTGCGGTTAATGCACAAAATGGACAAGTAACTTCTGCCTCTGACGCTAAAGAAGCAAAAGTTCCAGGTGCTCAAGTAAAATCTGAACAAGCAGAAACATTACCAAATACAGGTACAACATCAAATAATACTTTAGTGGCTGCAGTAGTTGCGATTGTAGCTGGATTTGGAACAATCTTTGGGTTCAGAAAAGCTAAAGAAGAAAAATAA